A stretch of Prosthecobacter debontii DNA encodes these proteins:
- a CDS encoding M16 family metallopeptidase, which translates to MPARRSPAPTPKKKSPARAPAAAGGGALDIPPMTAQVRTLDNGLEVIVREDHEHPLVSVQIWVKAGSLHEEQWTGAGLAHCVEHMLFKGTLRRTAADISQGIQALGGYVNAYTTFNRTVYWIDGLAEHTEGYLDILADMVRHSKIDAAELEKEQDVIRREMAMDNDDAGSVVQHLVQSTAFRKHPLKHPIIGHRPVFDQLTQADVAGFVKRHYVPNNCFVVIAGAVKTEEAFALAERLLGEWQRSPYEPVFQPQEPVQRGPREGRKNFPSELTRVAQGWQIPGEGHPDKPALDVLAFLLGAGRSSRLYQEVREKRNLAHWVWAGAWGAQECGIFNVEAECDPKDATACRESMLAVVETMKAKGPTAAELAKAVRATVAGQVRALASTKGQAAALASSWLAVGSLDYGRHYLAAIKALTPTMIRDAARRYLIPATSSLAIVGPDVETSTTSDVGSTAKQVLQRFVLPNGLTLLIGENPRLPLVAIRASFLAGVPAETAANGGATQVSAALLLKGTKKRSALEIASELENLGGSLQCTSDAHRYLLGADVMRGDEALGLDLIADLIQNATLPAAQLKEVQKRQVASIQEEKEDPLTVALRHARREIFAGGPFARTALGTEESVKALKVDTCRAMLERSLTGANGVICIHGDVKAATVRMQVEKALGKLKKGSRHYHADDVAQAPNQGKPARHDLHMDKEQAIIVIGFRTVGLHHADSQALSLIDEACSDMGSRLFNRIREELGLAYYVGAQHFSALGAGAFYFYVGTSPEKADLARQEMMTQIADLVKNGLTDDEITRAKTTWKSGWLRAQQGNASLADAYAWNELNGHGYEHFRRLPEAVDALTSQDLRRVAQTYFGADQAHVVTVMPEAKVEG; encoded by the coding sequence ATGCCTGCGCGTCGTTCCCCAGCCCCAACCCCCAAGAAGAAATCCCCTGCCCGCGCTCCTGCCGCTGCGGGCGGCGGTGCCCTGGACATCCCGCCGATGACGGCCCAGGTGCGCACCCTGGACAACGGGCTGGAGGTGATCGTGCGGGAGGACCATGAGCATCCACTGGTGAGTGTGCAGATCTGGGTGAAGGCGGGCAGCCTGCATGAGGAGCAGTGGACCGGTGCCGGCCTCGCGCACTGCGTGGAGCACATGCTTTTTAAAGGCACCTTGCGGCGCACGGCGGCCGATATCTCTCAGGGCATCCAGGCGCTGGGCGGCTATGTGAATGCCTACACCACCTTTAACCGCACGGTTTACTGGATCGACGGTCTGGCGGAGCACACGGAGGGTTATCTGGACATCCTGGCGGATATGGTGCGGCACTCCAAGATCGACGCTGCCGAGCTGGAGAAAGAGCAGGATGTGATCCGCCGCGAGATGGCCATGGACAATGATGATGCGGGCTCCGTGGTCCAGCATCTGGTGCAGAGCACCGCCTTCCGCAAGCACCCGCTGAAGCACCCCATCATCGGTCACCGGCCCGTGTTTGATCAACTGACTCAGGCGGACGTGGCCGGTTTTGTGAAGCGGCACTATGTGCCGAACAACTGCTTTGTGGTCATTGCCGGTGCGGTGAAGACCGAGGAGGCGTTCGCTTTGGCCGAACGTTTGTTAGGCGAGTGGCAGCGCAGCCCCTATGAGCCGGTTTTCCAACCGCAGGAGCCGGTGCAGCGCGGCCCGCGTGAAGGGCGCAAGAACTTCCCCAGCGAGCTCACCCGCGTGGCTCAGGGCTGGCAGATCCCCGGTGAGGGACACCCTGACAAACCAGCCCTGGACGTGCTGGCCTTCCTGCTGGGTGCTGGTCGCAGCTCACGCCTATATCAAGAGGTGCGGGAGAAACGCAACCTCGCGCACTGGGTCTGGGCCGGAGCCTGGGGCGCGCAGGAGTGTGGCATCTTCAATGTGGAAGCCGAGTGTGATCCGAAAGACGCGACAGCCTGCCGTGAGTCCATGCTGGCCGTGGTCGAGACGATGAAAGCCAAGGGCCCCACCGCCGCCGAACTCGCCAAAGCCGTGCGCGCCACCGTCGCCGGACAAGTGCGTGCCCTGGCCAGCACCAAGGGCCAAGCCGCAGCTCTGGCCAGCAGTTGGCTCGCGGTCGGCAGCCTGGACTATGGCCGCCACTACCTCGCCGCCATCAAGGCCCTGACACCCACGATGATCCGTGATGCGGCACGGCGTTACCTCATCCCGGCCACCAGCAGCCTCGCCATCGTGGGGCCGGATGTGGAGACCTCCACCACCAGCGATGTCGGCAGCACAGCCAAGCAAGTGCTTCAGCGCTTTGTCCTGCCCAATGGCCTGACTCTGCTCATCGGCGAAAACCCGCGCCTGCCGCTCGTCGCCATCCGTGCCAGCTTCCTGGCCGGGGTGCCTGCAGAAACCGCCGCCAATGGGGGTGCCACCCAGGTGTCGGCGGCTCTGCTGCTGAAAGGCACGAAGAAACGCAGCGCGCTCGAGATCGCCTCCGAGCTGGAAAACCTGGGCGGCTCGCTTCAGTGCACCTCAGACGCGCATCGTTATTTGTTAGGCGCCGACGTCATGCGTGGAGATGAAGCTCTCGGTTTGGACCTGATCGCGGATTTGATCCAGAACGCCACCCTGCCCGCGGCTCAGCTGAAGGAAGTGCAAAAGCGCCAGGTCGCCTCCATCCAGGAAGAGAAGGAAGATCCCCTCACCGTGGCCCTGCGCCATGCCCGCCGGGAGATCTTTGCCGGTGGCCCCTTTGCCCGCACCGCACTGGGCACGGAAGAGTCTGTCAAAGCACTGAAGGTGGATACCTGCCGCGCCATGCTGGAGCGCTCGCTCACCGGGGCTAACGGCGTGATCTGCATCCATGGCGATGTGAAAGCCGCCACGGTGCGCATGCAGGTGGAAAAAGCGCTGGGTAAACTGAAGAAAGGCAGCCGCCACTATCACGCTGATGATGTGGCCCAGGCTCCTAACCAAGGCAAACCGGCACGCCATGACCTGCACATGGATAAAGAGCAGGCCATCATCGTCATCGGCTTCCGCACGGTGGGTCTGCATCATGCCGACAGCCAGGCCCTCTCGCTGATTGATGAAGCCTGCAGCGATATGGGCAGCCGCCTCTTCAACCGCATCCGCGAGGAACTCGGTCTGGCCTACTACGTCGGGGCGCAGCACTTTTCCGCGCTCGGCGCCGGGGCCTTCTACTTCTACGTGGGCACCAGTCCGGAAAAAGCCGATCTCGCACGCCAGGAGATGATGACGCAGATCGCCGATCTGGTGAAAAACGGCCTAACGGACGATGAAATCACCCGCGCCAAGACCACCTGGAAATCCGGCTGGCTACGCGCCCAGCAGGGGAACGCCAGCCTAGCGGATGCCTATGCCTGGAATGAACTCAATGGCCACGGCTACGAGCACTTCCGCCGCCTCCCCGAGGCCGTGGATGCCCTGACCAGCCAAGACCTGCGCCGAGTGGCCCAAACCTACTTCGGGGCCGACCAAGCGCATGTGGTGACTGTGATGCCAGAAGCCAAGGTGGAGGGTTAA